The following are from one region of the Nymphaea colorata isolate Beijing-Zhang1983 chromosome 7, ASM883128v2, whole genome shotgun sequence genome:
- the LOC116257373 gene encoding nuclear pore complex protein NUP133 isoform X1: protein MFSPASKRPNLGAHKGRSSIHGAPGSPATPPSNAHRPALGGLVPNRPDYGTPMPKSSRFSGVSSRIPLTKKTEKGADDQIQPVQIGEFPQVLRSAQASLLRKGVTDGCMISGGMDRNTCLSWMICGHQLFIWSYMSSVATQKCTVLDLPDVLLESSGYSTRSRHNNLLLCVVKWDEENRSSEVLENQCSVGVILVSGKTHALAYWNDIYSEPEKVAVFSHPKNEHKQIHEAKAIMADTSGNLSNLSECNSLIVSSVPDCVRHECLALACHSNGEVWLFRCTSDGVSREKIFAVLDNGSSGGMDSSTQYTRSLCWRCQDVSSKEYSRQFLILTNQKIQCWNINLTGEINASRLWCQEITGTDIEIGSQKDLTAQKQVCLLDMKVDDAGKELTILIATSCKDKVGNSNYIQYSVLKMQYNHALEMSKENGAPKNPKVLEKKGPIQVILASAQIEEDDFLTAMQLRIGGKPSGSAMILSRDGTATIAHFWREAASLYQFDLPWDAGNVIDGSVLLSMGCSQEGAWVILTEKNGIWAIPEKAILLGGVESSKQQSLPCLSANESSPGEEQRSVPFARDFGPRKASSEAWEIGDTGRPVLMGKIHQSAHDKEMEALVLNFFHDFLYSGKVEGVFDKLKNSKAFEKDGETNIFACASKSIVDTLPKHWTTTRGTEVVAMAVVSSQLVEKQQKHQKYLHFLALSKCHEELSFGQRRSLQIILEHGEKLASMICLRDLQNALSQKNSIDGSGGSETSGALWDLIQLVGEKARRNNVLLMDREAVEIFYSKVSEIEEIFSCIHHYISYISEKVHPSLSRIHRACEISKACTMLVSAAVNYRKIQSTWYPSPEGLCPWNCEPIVQSGLWSIASLILQLLKESQGSDPSIKKELVIHLEELTDVLLEAYAGSLTAKIEREEDYKGLQMEYAVRRDALLGPMYQHVKELAEAGYKDSCEGSEAPEMKDAILKEFSGHLIAIARRHAGYQTLWDISCDLNDTMLLRTLMYESMGLKEGRFSHFVFERLYENRQYSKILRLGEEFQEELVSFLEQHMDLLWLHEIFLNRFSSASDTLHKLALSQDDKFQMTNVESFNNENTRSSLSLVDRRRLLKLSKISAFTGRELDLEKIQRIEADLHILMVQQEVHLLYDCGDRLIPPAELIEICLRSSEPRLVFRTFDVFAWTSFSFRMSNRNLLEECWMYSANLNDWGRIYKQSVSEGWSDDKILETLQETGLFKAATRCYGPDSQFYEGGFREILPLLQEDIDASEKDSCSSVEAILMRHPDFPEAGKLMITAIVRGKFGNGVGVVHSPMIST from the exons ATGTTCTCTCCTGCCAGCAAGAGGCCTAACTTGGGCGCCCACAAAGGCCGGAGCTCCATCCATGGCGCCCCCGGATCGCCTGCCACGCCGCCGTCGAATGCCCACAGGCCGGCCCTTGGCGGCCTTGTTCCTAATCGGCCGGATTACGGAACGCCTATGCCCAAGAGTTCGAGATTTTCCGGTGTCTCCAG TAGAATTCCtttaacaaagaaaacagaaaaaggagcAGATGACCAAATTCAGCCTGTACAAATAGGGGAATTTCCACAAGTACTTCGTAGTGCACAAGCTAGTTTACTTCGGAAGGGGGTGACTG atGGCTGCATGATATCTGGAGGCATGGATAGAAATACTTGCTTGTCCTGGATGATATGTGGTCATCAGCTTTTCATTTGGAGTTACATGTCCAGTGTGGCTACTCAAAAGTGCACAGTTCTTGATTTGCCTGATGTCCTTTTAGAAAGTTCAGGTTATTCTACAAGGTCAAGGCATAATAACTTATTACTCTGTGTTGTTAAATGGGATGAGGAGAATAGAAGCAGTGAAGTCTTGGAAAACCAGTGCTCTGTTGGTGTTATTTTAGTTAGCGGGAAAACACATGCTCTTGCATACTGGAATGATATATATTCGGAGCCTGAGAAGGTTGCAGTTTTTAGCCATCCAAAAAATGAGCATAAACAGATACATGAGGCAAAAGCTATAATGGCAGATACAAGTGGAAACTTGAGCAATCTATCGGAGTGTAACTCTTTGATTGTTTCTTCAGTTCCTGACTGTGTAAGGCATGAGTGCCTTGCCCTTGCCTGCCATTCAAATGGTGAGGTATGGCTCTTCAGGTGTACTTCTGATGGTGTATCTAGGGAAAAAATTTTTGCAGTGTTAGACAATGGTTCATCTGGGGGTATGGATAGTAGCACTCAATACACAAGATCATTATGTTGGCGTTGTCAGGATGTTTCCTCAAAGGAATATAGCCGGCAGTTTCTGATCCTTACAAATCAAAAGATTCAGTGTTGGAATATCAACCTTACAGGGGAAATAAATGCTTCTAGGCTATGGTGTCAGGAAATAACTGGCACGGATATTGAAATTGGCAGTCAGAAAGATCTGACTGCTCAAAAACAAGTCTGTCTTTTGGATATGAAGGTGGACGATGCTGGTAAAGAGCTGACAATTTTAATTGCTACTTCTTGTAAAGATAAAGTGGGAAATTCAAATTACATTCAGTATTCTGTACTGAAAATGCAGTATAACCATGCTCTTGAAATGTCCAAGGAAAATGGTGCACCTAAAAATCCAAAGGTCTTGGAGAAAAAAGGTCCTATTCAGGTGATCCTTGCTAGCGCTCAGATTGAGGAAGATGACTTTTTGACTGCCATGCAATTGCGTATTGGTGGGAAGCCTTCTGGATCTGCGATGATACTGTCTAGGGATGGGACTGCTACAATTGCTCATTTTTGGAGGGAAGCTGCTAGCCTCTATCAGTTTGATTTGCCGTGGGATGCAGGGAATGTAATTGATGGCTCAGTTCTTCTTTCCATGGGATGTTCACAGGAGGGTGCATGGGTCATACTTACTGAGAAAAATGGCATATGGGCTATTCCTGAAAAAGCTATTTTACTTGGAGGAGTAGAATCATCCAAGCAACAGAGTCTGCCCTGTCTTAGTGCAAATGAATCATCTCCTGGAGAAGAACAAAGAAGTGTTCCATTTGCAAGGGATTTTGGTCCTAGGAAGGCTAGCTCTGAAGCATGGGAGATTGGTGACACAGGAAGGCCTGTTTTGATGGGTAAAATTCACCAATCTGCTCATGATAAGGaaatggaagctttggttcttaatttttttcatgattttctttacTCTGGGAAAGTTGAAGGTGTGTTTGACAAGTTAAAAAATTCTAAAGCATTTGAGAAGGATGgtgaaacaaatatttttgcGTGTGCTAGCAAATCAATTGTAGATACACTTCCCAAGCATTGGACAACTACTAGGGGAACTGAAGTTGTAGCCATGGCTGTGGTGTCATCCCAGCTTGTGGAAAAGCAGCAGAAGCATCAGAAATATCTCCACTTTCTGGCTCTGTCAAAGTGCCATGAAGAATTGTCTTTCGGACAGC GACGATCTTTGCAAATTATTTTGGAGCATGGTGAGAAGCTTGCTAGCATGATCTGTTTGAGAGACTTGCAAAATGCACTTAGCCAAAAAAATTCCATTGATGGGTCTGGAGGTAGTGAAACATCTGGTGCTCTTTGGGatttaatccaattagttggtGAGAAAGCAAGGAGGAACAATGTGCTTTTAATGGATCGTGAAGCTGTAGAGATATTCTACAGCAAAGTTTCTGAAATTGAGGAGATCTTCTCATGTATACATCATTATATTTCATACATTTCAGAGAAAGTGCATCCATCTTTGTCCCGGATACATCGTGCTTGTGAAATCTCGAAAGCATGTACCATGTTGGTCAGTGCTGCTGTTAACTACAGGAAGATACAATCAACATGGTATCCATCTCCTGAAGGCTTATGTCCATGGAACTGTGAGCCTATAGTGCAATCTGGCCTTTGGAGCATAGCTTCCCTCATTCTTCAGCTGCTAAAGGAATCTCAGGGATCAGATCCATCCATAAAAAAGGAACTTGTTATCCACTTGGAAGAGCTTACTGATGTTCTTTTGGAAGCATATGCAGGGTCTCTCACTGCGAAGATAGAAAGAGAGGAAGACTACAAAGGATTGCAGATGGAATATGCTGTTAGACGGGATGCTCTCCTTGGTCCCATGTATCAACACGTGAAGGAGTTAGCAGAAGCTGGATATAAG GACTCATGTGAAGGTTCTGAAGCTCCTGAAATGAAAGATGCTATCCTTAAGGAGTTTTCTGGACATTTGATAGCTATTGCAAGAAGACATGCAGGCTATCAAACATTGTGGGACATTTCTTGTGACTTGAATGACACAATGCTTCTCCGAACCTTAATG TATGAGAGTATGGGATTGAAAGAAGGTCGGTTTAGTCATTTTGTCTTTGAGAGGCTTTATGAGAATCGTCAATATTCCAAGATTCTGAGGCTTGGGGAGGAGTTTCAGGAAGAGCTTGTTTCATTTCTTGAACAACATATGGATTTATTGTGGCTTCATGAGATATTCTTGAACCGTTTCTCATCTGCGTCAGATACCCTTCACAAATTGGCACTTTCTCAGGATGACAAATTCCAAATGACAAATGTTGAAAGTTTTAACAATGAGAATACAAGGTCTAGTCTGTCTCTTGTGGATCGAAGGCGTCTGTTGAAACTTTCCAAAATATCTGCATTCACAG GTCGTGAGCTTGATCTTGAGAAGATACAGCGCATTGAAGCAGATTTGCATATTTTGATGGTGCAG CAAGAGGTTCATCTGCTCTATGATTGTGGAGATCGGCTTATTCCTCCTGCAGAACTTATTGAAATCTGCTTGAGAAGCTCAGAGCCAAGACTGGTTTTCCGAACATTTGATGTGTTTGCTTGGACCAGCTTTTCTTTCAGAATGTCAAACAGAAATCTCCTGGAGGAATGTTGGATGTATTCAGCAAATCTTAATGACTGGGGAAGGATATACAAGCAATCAGTTTCAGAAGGATGGAGCGATGACAAGATATTGGAAACACTGCAAGAAACAGGCTTATTTAAAGCAGCAACTCGGTGCTATGGTCCAGACTCTCAGTTCTATGAAGGAGGATTCAGAGAAATACTGCCCTTATTACAGGAAGATATAGATGCAAGTGAAAAGGATTCATGTTCGTCCGTAGAGGCAATCCTGATGCGACACCCTGATTTTCCTGAAGCAGGGAAACTAATGATCACTGCAATAGTGAGGGGTAAATTTGGTAATGGAGTTGGAGTTGTACATTCACCAATGATTTCTACCTGA
- the LOC116257373 gene encoding nuclear pore complex protein NUP133 isoform X2 → MFSPASKRPNLGAHKGRSSIHGAPGSPATPPSNAHRPALGGLVPNRPDYGTPMPKSSRFSGVSRIPLTKKTEKGADDQIQPVQIGEFPQVLRSAQASLLRKGVTDGCMISGGMDRNTCLSWMICGHQLFIWSYMSSVATQKCTVLDLPDVLLESSGYSTRSRHNNLLLCVVKWDEENRSSEVLENQCSVGVILVSGKTHALAYWNDIYSEPEKVAVFSHPKNEHKQIHEAKAIMADTSGNLSNLSECNSLIVSSVPDCVRHECLALACHSNGEVWLFRCTSDGVSREKIFAVLDNGSSGGMDSSTQYTRSLCWRCQDVSSKEYSRQFLILTNQKIQCWNINLTGEINASRLWCQEITGTDIEIGSQKDLTAQKQVCLLDMKVDDAGKELTILIATSCKDKVGNSNYIQYSVLKMQYNHALEMSKENGAPKNPKVLEKKGPIQVILASAQIEEDDFLTAMQLRIGGKPSGSAMILSRDGTATIAHFWREAASLYQFDLPWDAGNVIDGSVLLSMGCSQEGAWVILTEKNGIWAIPEKAILLGGVESSKQQSLPCLSANESSPGEEQRSVPFARDFGPRKASSEAWEIGDTGRPVLMGKIHQSAHDKEMEALVLNFFHDFLYSGKVEGVFDKLKNSKAFEKDGETNIFACASKSIVDTLPKHWTTTRGTEVVAMAVVSSQLVEKQQKHQKYLHFLALSKCHEELSFGQRRSLQIILEHGEKLASMICLRDLQNALSQKNSIDGSGGSETSGALWDLIQLVGEKARRNNVLLMDREAVEIFYSKVSEIEEIFSCIHHYISYISEKVHPSLSRIHRACEISKACTMLVSAAVNYRKIQSTWYPSPEGLCPWNCEPIVQSGLWSIASLILQLLKESQGSDPSIKKELVIHLEELTDVLLEAYAGSLTAKIEREEDYKGLQMEYAVRRDALLGPMYQHVKELAEAGYKDSCEGSEAPEMKDAILKEFSGHLIAIARRHAGYQTLWDISCDLNDTMLLRTLMYESMGLKEGRFSHFVFERLYENRQYSKILRLGEEFQEELVSFLEQHMDLLWLHEIFLNRFSSASDTLHKLALSQDDKFQMTNVESFNNENTRSSLSLVDRRRLLKLSKISAFTGRELDLEKIQRIEADLHILMVQQEVHLLYDCGDRLIPPAELIEICLRSSEPRLVFRTFDVFAWTSFSFRMSNRNLLEECWMYSANLNDWGRIYKQSVSEGWSDDKILETLQETGLFKAATRCYGPDSQFYEGGFREILPLLQEDIDASEKDSCSSVEAILMRHPDFPEAGKLMITAIVRGKFGNGVGVVHSPMIST, encoded by the exons ATGTTCTCTCCTGCCAGCAAGAGGCCTAACTTGGGCGCCCACAAAGGCCGGAGCTCCATCCATGGCGCCCCCGGATCGCCTGCCACGCCGCCGTCGAATGCCCACAGGCCGGCCCTTGGCGGCCTTGTTCCTAATCGGCCGGATTACGGAACGCCTATGCCCAAGAGTTCGAGATTTTCCGGTGTCTCCAG AATTCCtttaacaaagaaaacagaaaaaggagcAGATGACCAAATTCAGCCTGTACAAATAGGGGAATTTCCACAAGTACTTCGTAGTGCACAAGCTAGTTTACTTCGGAAGGGGGTGACTG atGGCTGCATGATATCTGGAGGCATGGATAGAAATACTTGCTTGTCCTGGATGATATGTGGTCATCAGCTTTTCATTTGGAGTTACATGTCCAGTGTGGCTACTCAAAAGTGCACAGTTCTTGATTTGCCTGATGTCCTTTTAGAAAGTTCAGGTTATTCTACAAGGTCAAGGCATAATAACTTATTACTCTGTGTTGTTAAATGGGATGAGGAGAATAGAAGCAGTGAAGTCTTGGAAAACCAGTGCTCTGTTGGTGTTATTTTAGTTAGCGGGAAAACACATGCTCTTGCATACTGGAATGATATATATTCGGAGCCTGAGAAGGTTGCAGTTTTTAGCCATCCAAAAAATGAGCATAAACAGATACATGAGGCAAAAGCTATAATGGCAGATACAAGTGGAAACTTGAGCAATCTATCGGAGTGTAACTCTTTGATTGTTTCTTCAGTTCCTGACTGTGTAAGGCATGAGTGCCTTGCCCTTGCCTGCCATTCAAATGGTGAGGTATGGCTCTTCAGGTGTACTTCTGATGGTGTATCTAGGGAAAAAATTTTTGCAGTGTTAGACAATGGTTCATCTGGGGGTATGGATAGTAGCACTCAATACACAAGATCATTATGTTGGCGTTGTCAGGATGTTTCCTCAAAGGAATATAGCCGGCAGTTTCTGATCCTTACAAATCAAAAGATTCAGTGTTGGAATATCAACCTTACAGGGGAAATAAATGCTTCTAGGCTATGGTGTCAGGAAATAACTGGCACGGATATTGAAATTGGCAGTCAGAAAGATCTGACTGCTCAAAAACAAGTCTGTCTTTTGGATATGAAGGTGGACGATGCTGGTAAAGAGCTGACAATTTTAATTGCTACTTCTTGTAAAGATAAAGTGGGAAATTCAAATTACATTCAGTATTCTGTACTGAAAATGCAGTATAACCATGCTCTTGAAATGTCCAAGGAAAATGGTGCACCTAAAAATCCAAAGGTCTTGGAGAAAAAAGGTCCTATTCAGGTGATCCTTGCTAGCGCTCAGATTGAGGAAGATGACTTTTTGACTGCCATGCAATTGCGTATTGGTGGGAAGCCTTCTGGATCTGCGATGATACTGTCTAGGGATGGGACTGCTACAATTGCTCATTTTTGGAGGGAAGCTGCTAGCCTCTATCAGTTTGATTTGCCGTGGGATGCAGGGAATGTAATTGATGGCTCAGTTCTTCTTTCCATGGGATGTTCACAGGAGGGTGCATGGGTCATACTTACTGAGAAAAATGGCATATGGGCTATTCCTGAAAAAGCTATTTTACTTGGAGGAGTAGAATCATCCAAGCAACAGAGTCTGCCCTGTCTTAGTGCAAATGAATCATCTCCTGGAGAAGAACAAAGAAGTGTTCCATTTGCAAGGGATTTTGGTCCTAGGAAGGCTAGCTCTGAAGCATGGGAGATTGGTGACACAGGAAGGCCTGTTTTGATGGGTAAAATTCACCAATCTGCTCATGATAAGGaaatggaagctttggttcttaatttttttcatgattttctttacTCTGGGAAAGTTGAAGGTGTGTTTGACAAGTTAAAAAATTCTAAAGCATTTGAGAAGGATGgtgaaacaaatatttttgcGTGTGCTAGCAAATCAATTGTAGATACACTTCCCAAGCATTGGACAACTACTAGGGGAACTGAAGTTGTAGCCATGGCTGTGGTGTCATCCCAGCTTGTGGAAAAGCAGCAGAAGCATCAGAAATATCTCCACTTTCTGGCTCTGTCAAAGTGCCATGAAGAATTGTCTTTCGGACAGC GACGATCTTTGCAAATTATTTTGGAGCATGGTGAGAAGCTTGCTAGCATGATCTGTTTGAGAGACTTGCAAAATGCACTTAGCCAAAAAAATTCCATTGATGGGTCTGGAGGTAGTGAAACATCTGGTGCTCTTTGGGatttaatccaattagttggtGAGAAAGCAAGGAGGAACAATGTGCTTTTAATGGATCGTGAAGCTGTAGAGATATTCTACAGCAAAGTTTCTGAAATTGAGGAGATCTTCTCATGTATACATCATTATATTTCATACATTTCAGAGAAAGTGCATCCATCTTTGTCCCGGATACATCGTGCTTGTGAAATCTCGAAAGCATGTACCATGTTGGTCAGTGCTGCTGTTAACTACAGGAAGATACAATCAACATGGTATCCATCTCCTGAAGGCTTATGTCCATGGAACTGTGAGCCTATAGTGCAATCTGGCCTTTGGAGCATAGCTTCCCTCATTCTTCAGCTGCTAAAGGAATCTCAGGGATCAGATCCATCCATAAAAAAGGAACTTGTTATCCACTTGGAAGAGCTTACTGATGTTCTTTTGGAAGCATATGCAGGGTCTCTCACTGCGAAGATAGAAAGAGAGGAAGACTACAAAGGATTGCAGATGGAATATGCTGTTAGACGGGATGCTCTCCTTGGTCCCATGTATCAACACGTGAAGGAGTTAGCAGAAGCTGGATATAAG GACTCATGTGAAGGTTCTGAAGCTCCTGAAATGAAAGATGCTATCCTTAAGGAGTTTTCTGGACATTTGATAGCTATTGCAAGAAGACATGCAGGCTATCAAACATTGTGGGACATTTCTTGTGACTTGAATGACACAATGCTTCTCCGAACCTTAATG TATGAGAGTATGGGATTGAAAGAAGGTCGGTTTAGTCATTTTGTCTTTGAGAGGCTTTATGAGAATCGTCAATATTCCAAGATTCTGAGGCTTGGGGAGGAGTTTCAGGAAGAGCTTGTTTCATTTCTTGAACAACATATGGATTTATTGTGGCTTCATGAGATATTCTTGAACCGTTTCTCATCTGCGTCAGATACCCTTCACAAATTGGCACTTTCTCAGGATGACAAATTCCAAATGACAAATGTTGAAAGTTTTAACAATGAGAATACAAGGTCTAGTCTGTCTCTTGTGGATCGAAGGCGTCTGTTGAAACTTTCCAAAATATCTGCATTCACAG GTCGTGAGCTTGATCTTGAGAAGATACAGCGCATTGAAGCAGATTTGCATATTTTGATGGTGCAG CAAGAGGTTCATCTGCTCTATGATTGTGGAGATCGGCTTATTCCTCCTGCAGAACTTATTGAAATCTGCTTGAGAAGCTCAGAGCCAAGACTGGTTTTCCGAACATTTGATGTGTTTGCTTGGACCAGCTTTTCTTTCAGAATGTCAAACAGAAATCTCCTGGAGGAATGTTGGATGTATTCAGCAAATCTTAATGACTGGGGAAGGATATACAAGCAATCAGTTTCAGAAGGATGGAGCGATGACAAGATATTGGAAACACTGCAAGAAACAGGCTTATTTAAAGCAGCAACTCGGTGCTATGGTCCAGACTCTCAGTTCTATGAAGGAGGATTCAGAGAAATACTGCCCTTATTACAGGAAGATATAGATGCAAGTGAAAAGGATTCATGTTCGTCCGTAGAGGCAATCCTGATGCGACACCCTGATTTTCCTGAAGCAGGGAAACTAATGATCACTGCAATAGTGAGGGGTAAATTTGGTAATGGAGTTGGAGTTGTACATTCACCAATGATTTCTACCTGA